A part of Desulfomicrobium baculatum DSM 4028 genomic DNA contains:
- the ftsH gene encoding ATP-dependent zinc metalloprotease FtsH → MNSFSKNLVLWAGICMVMIVLFNLFNQPPVSTNDLNYSEFLNKVRQGEVSSVKIQGSRISGVLVNDQRFTSYAPDDPTLVDTLVKSNVQVKAEPQEDAPWYMTVLISWFPMLLLIGVWIFFMRQMQGGGGKAMSFGRSRAKLVTQEETKVTFADVAGVDEAKEELQEIVDFLSNPKKFTRLGGRIPKGVLLVGGPGTGKTLLARAVAGEAGVPFFSISGSDFVEMFVGVGAARVRDLFIQGKKNAPCLIFIDEIDAVGRQRGAGLGGGHDEREQTLNAMLVEMDGFESNEGVILIAATNRPDVLDPALLRPGRFDRQVVVPNPDLRGRKRILEVHTRKTPLSKEVDLEVLARGTPGFSGADLENLVNEAALHAAKLSQDVVTMIDFEEAKDKVMMGKERRSMILSDEEKKTTAYHEAGHTLVAQFLPGTDPIHKVSIIPRGRALGVTMQLPVDDRHTYSKTYLQNNLAVLFGGRAAEELVFNSITTGAGNDIERATAMARRMVCEWGMSEEFGPMALGKKDDEVFLGRDMAHIKDYSDETAKLIDLEVKRILGEAYNRAKTILQDNQELLHALSLALIDRETLTGEEVGRIIKGETLAPVQNGVKPAAATQAPAAEGDAPEEGFTLDEENSGDKAGE, encoded by the coding sequence TTGAATAGTTTTTCAAAGAATCTGGTTCTCTGGGCCGGGATCTGCATGGTCATGATTGTTCTGTTCAATCTGTTCAATCAGCCGCCGGTTTCGACTAATGACCTCAATTATTCGGAATTTCTCAATAAAGTCCGCCAGGGTGAGGTATCCAGCGTCAAGATTCAGGGTTCCCGTATCTCTGGAGTCCTGGTCAACGACCAGCGTTTCACCTCCTACGCTCCCGACGATCCGACCCTGGTCGACACGCTGGTCAAGAGCAACGTCCAGGTCAAGGCCGAGCCGCAGGAAGATGCCCCCTGGTACATGACGGTGCTCATTTCCTGGTTCCCGATGCTGCTCCTTATCGGCGTGTGGATATTCTTCATGCGTCAGATGCAGGGCGGAGGCGGAAAAGCCATGTCTTTTGGCAGATCGCGTGCCAAGCTGGTCACCCAGGAAGAAACCAAGGTGACTTTCGCGGATGTGGCCGGCGTGGACGAAGCCAAGGAAGAGCTGCAGGAGATTGTCGATTTCCTGAGCAATCCCAAGAAGTTCACCCGCCTTGGCGGCCGCATCCCCAAGGGCGTGCTCCTGGTCGGCGGCCCCGGCACAGGCAAGACCCTGCTGGCCAGGGCCGTGGCCGGCGAGGCCGGAGTGCCCTTTTTCTCCATTTCCGGCTCGGATTTCGTGGAAATGTTCGTCGGTGTCGGCGCCGCCCGGGTGCGCGACCTGTTCATCCAGGGCAAGAAAAACGCGCCCTGTCTCATCTTCATCGATGAAATCGACGCCGTGGGCCGTCAGCGTGGCGCAGGCCTCGGCGGCGGACATGACGAGCGCGAGCAGACACTGAACGCCATGCTTGTGGAGATGGACGGATTCGAATCAAACGAGGGCGTCATTCTCATCGCGGCCACCAACCGTCCCGACGTGCTTGACCCGGCCCTGCTGCGGCCCGGTCGATTCGACCGTCAGGTCGTGGTGCCCAATCCGGATTTGAGGGGCCGCAAGCGCATCCTTGAAGTACACACCCGCAAGACCCCTCTGTCCAAAGAAGTCGATCTGGAAGTGCTCGCTCGCGGAACCCCCGGCTTTTCCGGCGCGGATCTCGAGAATCTGGTCAACGAGGCGGCCCTGCATGCGGCCAAGCTGAGTCAGGATGTGGTCACCATGATCGACTTTGAAGAGGCCAAGGACAAGGTCATGATGGGCAAGGAACGGCGTTCCATGATTTTGAGCGACGAGGAAAAGAAGACCACCGCCTATCATGAGGCCGGTCACACGCTGGTCGCACAGTTCCTGCCCGGCACGGACCCCATTCACAAGGTGTCCATCATCCCTCGCGGTCGTGCCCTGGGCGTGACCATGCAGCTGCCCGTGGACGATCGGCACACGTATTCAAAGACGTACCTGCAGAACAATCTGGCCGTGCTGTTTGGCGGCAGGGCCGCAGAAGAGTTGGTCTTCAATTCCATCACCACGGGCGCCGGCAACGACATCGAACGTGCCACGGCCATGGCCAGGCGCATGGTCTGCGAATGGGGCATGAGCGAGGAGTTTGGTCCCATGGCGCTGGGCAAGAAAGACGATGAGGTCTTTCTGGGCCGCGACATGGCTCACATCAAGGACTACAGCGACGAGACAGCCAAGCTCATCGACCTTGAGGTCAAACGGATTCTCGGCGAGGCCTACAATCGCGCCAAGACCATCCTGCAGGACAACCAGGAGTTGCTGCATGCCCTGTCCCTGGCCCTCATCGATCGCGAGACCCTGACCGGCGAGGAAGTGGGCAGGATCATCAAGGGAGAGACCTTGGCTCCGGTCCAGAACGGCGTAAAGCCCGCGGCTGCGACGCAGGCCCCGGCCGCCGAGGGTGATGCCCCGGAAGAAGGGTTCACCCTGGATGAGGAGAACAGCGGCGACAAGGCAGGAGAATAA
- the galU gene encoding UTP--glucose-1-phosphate uridylyltransferase GalU, with product MQVRKVVIPVAGWGTRSLPATKNVPKEILPVFRKPSIQYIVEEAIASGLSDVVFVNNQNKRIIEDHFDYNLALEQLLERKGQLDLLEEVRKVAMMANIIVVRQKEQLGLGHAVLCAREVIKDEPFAVMVGDDLMFNRDPGINQLLEVWKNERMPVVGVMEVPRDKVSKYGIIDAEEFAPGLYRIRGVKEKPDMESAPSRLALVGRYVLTPEIFDHLEGVKPDKTGEIQLTDALQSMARDNRLLAVKLRGQRFDVGDWVDYLTANIYFALQDEDLRYDLIARLRELIPPSR from the coding sequence ATGCAGGTACGTAAAGTTGTCATTCCGGTGGCGGGGTGGGGAACAAGATCACTTCCGGCGACCAAAAATGTGCCCAAGGAAATCTTGCCGGTATTCCGAAAGCCTTCCATTCAATATATAGTGGAAGAAGCAATAGCTTCCGGCCTGTCGGATGTGGTTTTCGTCAACAACCAGAACAAGCGTATCATCGAGGATCATTTCGACTACAACCTCGCCCTGGAGCAGCTGCTGGAACGCAAGGGCCAGCTGGATCTGCTGGAGGAAGTGCGCAAGGTGGCCATGATGGCCAACATCATCGTCGTGCGCCAGAAGGAGCAGCTGGGCCTGGGCCATGCGGTGCTGTGCGCGCGCGAGGTCATAAAGGACGAGCCCTTCGCGGTCATGGTCGGCGACGACCTCATGTTCAATCGCGATCCCGGCATCAACCAGCTGCTTGAGGTCTGGAAGAACGAGCGCATGCCCGTGGTTGGAGTCATGGAGGTTCCGCGCGACAAGGTCAGCAAATACGGCATCATCGACGCCGAGGAATTTGCGCCGGGCCTGTACCGGATTCGCGGGGTCAAGGAAAAGCCGGATATGGAAAGCGCGCCGTCCAGATTGGCTCTGGTGGGACGCTATGTGCTGACCCCGGAAATATTCGACCATCTGGAAGGCGTGAAGCCCGACAAGACCGGCGAGATTCAGTTGACCGACGCACTGCAGTCCATGGCCCGCGACAATCGCCTTTTGGCCGTGAAGCTGCGCGGACAGCGCTTCGATGTCGGCGACTGGGTCGACTACCTGACCGCCAATATCTATTTCGCCCTGCAGGACGAGGATCTGCGCTACGATCTCATCGCCCGCCTGCGCGAACTCATCCCGCCTTCCCGCTAA
- a CDS encoding methyl-accepting chemotaxis protein has translation MDIFRRSLAAKMLGTTALVLVVFFGILFWTTFFMQKAGTLHEVEVTAERTAEMLALAIREPMALGDNAGTTRKFEEVGARYDDIDIHLTNFKGNITYSTAEKSLRGEIADVVKAPELAGMLAERLKTDGISQVITEIDGTPSYVEVKTIPNEPACHHCHGGNQPVLGVLVMRQDISRQMGALMDGQIKAGAIMATGMVVLLCCLAFFMRLAIFKPVHAVALATEKISKGDLTVRVETKSRDQIGQLAQSVNTMTEHMGSMMQEIISGVGTLAEASGQLTSVSETVASVARDNQDRSNSVAAAAEEMSQNMRSVAAATEQATVNISTVAAASEEMSATIEEISRSTGRAREITAQAVSVAQATSTDVDRLGAVASEISSVTQTITAISSQTNLLALNATIEAARAGEAGRGFAVVANEIKELANQTAAATDEIRNKISGIQGATDQTIGRIGEITRVITDIDSIVATIAAAVEEQSTTTRDIAQNIGQASQGLDEVNHNVTQTSGVAGEITVQIAEVSNSASNMSRNGETVREHAEELRALSEQLKGLVQMFRIS, from the coding sequence ATGGACATTTTCCGAAGATCTCTTGCCGCCAAGATGCTTGGGACCACGGCTCTGGTGTTGGTGGTGTTTTTCGGCATTCTTTTCTGGACGACCTTTTTCATGCAGAAGGCCGGCACGCTGCACGAGGTCGAGGTCACTGCGGAACGTACAGCGGAAATGCTCGCCTTGGCCATCCGGGAGCCCATGGCTCTCGGAGACAATGCCGGGACGACTCGAAAATTCGAGGAAGTCGGGGCGCGTTATGACGATATCGATATCCATCTGACAAATTTCAAAGGCAATATTACCTATTCCACTGCGGAGAAGTCTCTGCGCGGAGAAATTGCCGACGTCGTCAAAGCGCCCGAGTTGGCCGGCATGCTCGCGGAACGTCTGAAAACCGACGGGATAAGTCAGGTCATCACCGAAATCGACGGCACGCCCTCCTATGTCGAAGTGAAGACCATTCCGAACGAACCTGCCTGCCATCATTGCCACGGTGGAAATCAGCCGGTGCTCGGGGTTCTGGTCATGCGGCAGGACATTTCCAGGCAAATGGGCGCGCTCATGGACGGCCAGATCAAGGCCGGGGCGATTATGGCTACGGGCATGGTCGTGCTCCTTTGCTGCCTGGCATTTTTCATGCGTCTCGCGATTTTCAAGCCTGTCCATGCGGTGGCGCTGGCTACGGAGAAGATCAGCAAAGGTGACCTGACCGTACGGGTGGAGACCAAGAGCCGGGATCAGATCGGCCAGTTGGCGCAGAGCGTGAACACCATGACCGAGCACATGGGCTCCATGATGCAGGAGATAATCTCCGGCGTAGGCACCTTGGCGGAAGCTTCAGGACAATTGACCTCGGTATCGGAAACCGTGGCCAGCGTGGCCCGGGACAATCAGGATCGTTCCAACAGCGTGGCCGCCGCCGCCGAGGAAATGAGCCAGAATATGCGTTCGGTGGCAGCGGCCACCGAGCAGGCGACGGTCAACATATCGACGGTGGCCGCCGCATCCGAAGAGATGAGCGCGACCATCGAAGAGATCTCCAGAAGCACGGGCCGGGCCAGGGAAATTACCGCCCAGGCCGTGAGCGTGGCGCAGGCCACTTCCACCGATGTGGACCGCCTTGGCGCCGTGGCCAGCGAAATCAGTTCGGTGACGCAGACCATCACCGCCATCTCTTCCCAGACAAACCTGCTGGCGCTCAATGCCACCATCGAGGCCGCAAGAGCCGGTGAGGCAGGGCGGGGATTCGCGGTCGTAGCCAATGAGATCAAGGAACTTGCCAACCAGACGGCGGCAGCAACGGATGAAATCCGCAACAAGATCAGCGGAATCCAGGGCGCCACGGATCAGACCATCGGGCGCATCGGCGAGATCACCCGGGTCATCACGGACATCGATTCCATCGTGGCCACCATCGCCGCCGCCGTGGAGGAACAGTCCACGACAACCCGCGATATAGCGCAGAACATCGGCCAGGCCTCGCAGGGTCTTGACGAGGTCAACCATAACGTGACCCAGACTTCGGGAGTTGCCGGCGAGATTACTGTCCAGATCGCGGAAGTCAGCAACTCGGCTTCGAACATGAGCCGCAATGGCGAAACGGTTCGGGAGCATGCGGAAGAGTTGCGCGCCCTCTCGGAACAGCTTAAAGGGCTCGTGCAGATGTTTCGCATCAGCTAG
- a CDS encoding CdaR family protein — MWNNWQYRVLAILLALACWYVVSGQEKVETWLEVPLEFVNLPPQMEITSGLVSKLQVRIRGTSNQVRSLNVGRLAYKLDLGKINVGTNVIPLVPESMTITSAVEVVEISPTRLELVADVVVSKTVPVQLDWTGLPGDDVQFKNATVFPDQVTVTGFASALESVDSISTTLVQVSPDESLSASGRARLLMPRDVRTPVSSVSYELQFGLTTQELWVKMNLEPVRYNTFSYTFEPKFVRIRLEMPVRLLKDKDWRESLHLMIDPGSNPAIGQSVIPPVPRFPEGVKILEAKPEEIEIIVQRNEEFVP; from the coding sequence ATGTGGAATAATTGGCAATACAGAGTTCTGGCCATCTTGTTGGCCCTGGCGTGCTGGTACGTGGTCTCGGGCCAGGAAAAGGTCGAGACGTGGCTTGAGGTGCCCCTTGAATTCGTGAATCTGCCTCCTCAGATGGAGATCACCTCCGGCCTGGTCAGCAAGCTTCAGGTGCGGATCAGGGGCACGAGCAACCAGGTGCGCTCCCTGAACGTCGGCCGTCTGGCCTATAAGCTGGACCTGGGCAAGATCAATGTCGGCACCAACGTCATTCCGCTGGTGCCGGAAAGCATGACCATCACCTCGGCCGTGGAAGTGGTGGAAATCAGCCCCACGCGGCTTGAGCTTGTGGCCGATGTCGTGGTCTCCAAGACCGTGCCGGTGCAGCTCGACTGGACAGGCCTGCCCGGGGATGACGTGCAGTTCAAGAATGCCACGGTCTTTCCGGACCAGGTCACGGTTACGGGTTTCGCCAGCGCGCTTGAGTCGGTGGACAGCATCTCCACGACCCTGGTGCAGGTTTCGCCCGACGAGAGTCTTAGCGCCTCCGGGCGGGCGCGCCTGCTTATGCCCAGGGACGTCCGTACCCCGGTGTCCTCGGTCAGCTACGAATTGCAGTTCGGTCTCACGACCCAGGAGCTCTGGGTCAAGATGAATCTGGAACCGGTGCGATACAATACGTTCAGCTATACGTTCGAACCCAAGTTCGTGCGCATCAGGCTGGAGATGCCGGTGCGGCTTTTGAAAGACAAGGACTGGCGCGAGAGCCTGCACCTGATGATTGATCCGGGCTCGAACCCGGCCATCGGGCAGAGCGTGATTCCGCCTGTTCCCCGGTTTCCCGAGGGCGTGAAGATTCTGGAAGCCAAGCCCGAGGAAATCGAGATCATAGTACAGCGTAATGAAGAATTTGTTCCGTAA
- a CDS encoding ABC transporter substrate-binding protein has product MKKFFVTAALVLAMACPGFAKTYNVSVSQFVEHPSLDAVLKGFQDSLKAQGVEATYSVHNAQANMATANQIASQIAGENPDLVLAIATPAAQACALASKRSPILAGSPLLFTAITDPVSAGLVDDLEKPGKNITGVSDMLPVGQHMAMLRRFYPNLKKLGMIYNAGEANSKTTVAMVKAEGAKAGFEVVEATVAKTSDVYQAAKALVGKVDAVYLPTDNTVISSLESVIKVCQQEKMPLFSADVDSVKRGTVAALAFDYYQHGYQTGLMAKRILVDGSFPSVTPVETQQELVLHLNLGAARKIGVDVPKEVRETADKIYE; this is encoded by the coding sequence ATGAAGAAGTTTTTTGTGACCGCGGCGCTTGTGCTGGCCATGGCCTGTCCGGGTTTCGCCAAAACCTACAACGTTTCCGTGAGTCAGTTTGTCGAGCATCCGTCACTGGATGCTGTTCTGAAAGGCTTTCAGGACAGTCTGAAGGCGCAGGGCGTGGAGGCGACCTACTCCGTGCACAACGCCCAGGCCAACATGGCCACGGCCAACCAGATCGCTTCCCAGATAGCCGGTGAAAATCCCGACCTTGTGCTGGCCATTGCCACGCCCGCAGCTCAGGCTTGCGCGCTGGCCTCCAAAAGGTCGCCGATCCTGGCCGGGAGTCCGCTCCTGTTCACGGCGATCACCGACCCTGTGAGCGCGGGGCTGGTCGATGACTTGGAAAAGCCCGGCAAAAACATCACCGGCGTCTCCGACATGCTGCCTGTGGGCCAGCATATGGCCATGCTGCGTCGCTTCTATCCCAATCTGAAGAAGCTGGGCATGATCTATAACGCCGGAGAGGCGAATTCCAAGACCACTGTGGCCATGGTCAAGGCCGAAGGGGCCAAGGCCGGTTTTGAAGTGGTGGAGGCGACCGTGGCCAAGACCAGCGATGTCTACCAGGCCGCCAAGGCTCTCGTCGGCAAGGTCGACGCAGTCTATCTGCCGACGGACAACACGGTGATTTCCTCTCTGGAGTCCGTGATCAAGGTTTGCCAGCAGGAAAAAATGCCTCTGTTTTCCGCGGATGTGGATTCGGTGAAACGCGGAACAGTGGCTGCGCTGGCGTTCGATTATTATCAGCATGGGTACCAGACCGGCCTCATGGCCAAGCGCATTCTGGTCGATGGCTCGTTTCCGTCCGTCACGCCCGTGGAGACGCAGCAGGAACTGGTGCTGCACCTCAATCTCGGGGCCGCCAGGAAGATTGGCGTGGATGTACCTAAAGAAGTCAGAGAGACCGCCGACAAGATTTATGAATAG
- a CDS encoding amidohydrolase family protein has protein sequence MTEAIRAARILTMNPQCPEIRDGGILVREGRILAVGGWREVAGNGACRDLGPVTIVPGLINAHVHLELSHLAGRVPGGRSFEAWADGLFAAMRESRVTEAAMARAVAEARASGTCYMADVVGREFDMVRRVLESQGVGGFLFNEFSGRAREFCPRSLPRDWSPGVHALYSTDHTLARSIKEWCASRCLPFSLHLAEVPGENELFQSGGGEFADFLRTRRILPKGFAAPGLSAARFARELGLLDERTLAVHCVHLDENDVEIVAASGARVCLCPRSNRQIGVGDAPVAALCAAGVPLCLGTDSLASVPSLDLWQELRAVRALMPSTASLFDLLELVTRNPARALGIDADYGSLAVGKRAVWAVLPDDMQ, from the coding sequence ATGACGGAAGCGATCCGTGCCGCGCGTATCCTGACCATGAATCCGCAGTGTCCCGAGATTCGGGATGGCGGAATTCTGGTCCGGGAGGGGCGCATCCTGGCCGTGGGAGGCTGGCGCGAAGTGGCCGGGAATGGAGCTTGTCGCGATCTGGGGCCGGTGACCATCGTGCCTGGCCTCATCAATGCCCATGTTCATCTGGAATTGTCGCATTTGGCCGGACGGGTGCCCGGCGGCCGGAGCTTCGAGGCCTGGGCGGACGGCCTCTTTGCCGCCATGCGCGAAAGCAGGGTGACTGAAGCGGCGATGGCGCGGGCGGTGGCGGAGGCGCGCGCAAGCGGAACCTGCTACATGGCCGATGTGGTCGGCCGTGAATTCGACATGGTCCGCCGCGTATTGGAAAGTCAGGGGGTTGGCGGCTTCCTGTTCAACGAATTTTCGGGTCGGGCCCGCGAATTTTGTCCCAGGTCCCTGCCCAGGGACTGGAGTCCGGGCGTGCACGCCTTATATTCCACGGACCACACCCTGGCCCGGTCCATCAAGGAATGGTGCGCATCCCGTTGTCTTCCTTTCAGCCTGCATCTGGCCGAAGTGCCGGGAGAGAACGAACTTTTTCAAAGCGGCGGCGGTGAGTTTGCCGATTTTCTGCGCACCCGCCGCATTTTGCCCAAGGGATTTGCCGCGCCGGGCCTCAGCGCCGCCAGGTTCGCACGCGAACTTGGTCTGCTGGACGAACGCACTTTGGCGGTGCATTGTGTGCACTTGGACGAAAACGATGTGGAGATTGTGGCCGCAAGCGGAGCCCGGGTCTGCCTGTGTCCGCGCAGCAACCGCCAGATCGGAGTAGGCGACGCGCCCGTGGCCGCGTTGTGCGCGGCGGGAGTTCCTCTGTGTCTGGGTACGGATTCCCTGGCGTCGGTCCCCAGTCTCGACCTGTGGCAGGAGCTGCGGGCCGTGCGTGCGCTCATGCCCTCTACGGCGTCTCTCTTTGATCTTCTGGAGCTGGTGACCCGCAATCCGGCCAGGGCGCTTGGAATTGACGCGGACTATGGGAGCCTGGCCGTCGGTAAGCGCGCAGTCTGGGCGGTGCTTCCGGATGATATGCAATGA
- the folP gene encoding dihydropteroate synthase, giving the protein MNPVRLDTVSWDVSRGRTLGPAPFFVVGILNVTPDSFYDGGHAADVDAAVAKGLALLEEGADILDIGGESTRPFSEPVPADMELARVLPVVRGILAVRPDAVLSVDTTKASVARACLEAGALILNDVSAMDVDPELLQVVRDFHPGYVLMHSLGRPRTMQVEPRYEDVMAEIMRFFEAKLEILVRSGVSESRIALDPGIGFGKTVEHNLEILKNICKLFKFGRPVYMALSNKSLWGELLGRQGRERNAATLAATVALFEKGVRIHRVHEVREIRDGLTVAHMLGKGTSGEQGC; this is encoded by the coding sequence ATGAACCCGGTGAGATTGGATACGGTCTCCTGGGATGTGAGCAGGGGGAGGACTTTGGGTCCTGCCCCCTTTTTTGTTGTGGGCATCCTGAACGTGACGCCCGATTCTTTTTATGATGGCGGACACGCCGCCGATGTCGACGCAGCCGTGGCCAAAGGGCTTGCGCTCTTGGAGGAGGGGGCGGACATCCTCGATATCGGCGGGGAAAGCACCCGCCCTTTTTCCGAGCCCGTACCCGCAGACATGGAACTGGCGCGGGTATTGCCGGTTGTGCGGGGGATCCTCGCGGTCAGGCCGGATGCCGTCCTGTCGGTGGACACAACCAAGGCCTCCGTGGCCAGAGCCTGCCTGGAAGCCGGAGCCCTGATCCTCAATGACGTCTCGGCCATGGATGTCGACCCGGAACTCCTGCAGGTTGTGCGCGATTTTCATCCCGGCTACGTCCTCATGCACAGCCTCGGTCGCCCGCGGACCATGCAGGTTGAGCCCCGGTACGAGGACGTGATGGCTGAAATCATGCGCTTTTTCGAAGCGAAGCTTGAAATTCTGGTGCGTTCGGGGGTGTCCGAGTCCCGGATTGCTCTTGATCCCGGCATCGGATTTGGCAAGACTGTTGAACATAATCTTGAAATATTGAAAAATATCTGTAAATTATTCAAATTCGGCAGGCCCGTGTACATGGCGCTTTCCAATAAATCCCTATGGGGAGAGCTGCTCGGCCGCCAGGGGCGGGAACGCAACGCGGCCACGCTGGCCGCGACCGTCGCCCTTTTTGAGAAGGGTGTGCGTATCCACCGGGTGCACGAGGTGCGCGAAATTCGTGACGGCCTGACCGTCGCACACATGCTTGGGAAGGGAACTTCGGGGGAACAGGGGTGCTGA
- the glmM gene encoding phosphoglucosamine mutase: protein MGRLFGTDGIRGRVNSHPMQPELVLRLGLAAGQYFRNGNKRHRVVIGKDTRLSGYVFESALTSGFCAAGMDVFLVGPLPTPAISFLTRNMRADLGVVISASHNPYMDNGIKFFNKDGFKLADRVEDEIAAMVTSPDFVWKCPDHDQVGRARKIQDSPGRYIVELKHSFPAGMTLDGLTIVLDCAHGAAYRVAPLIFEELGARVITLGIEPDGLNINKGCGSLHPEVLAAKVREHRADIGLALDGDADRLIVVDEYGTILDGDQIMAVCADEMMARGTLAENTLVATVMSNMALEVFMQERGGRLLRTKVGDRYVVEEMRKGGYLLGGEQSGHLVFMQHSTTGDGTLAALQLLSIMVGRQKPISEIAGLLTPYPQKLVNLKVKKKVPFDTVPVIKDAVRHAEDRLGRTGRVLLRYSGTESLARIMVEAQDQALVDELCASLTAAVESGLA, encoded by the coding sequence ATGGGCAGACTTTTTGGAACTGATGGAATTCGCGGGCGGGTCAACAGCCACCCGATGCAACCGGAACTGGTGCTGCGTCTCGGGCTTGCCGCCGGTCAGTATTTCCGGAACGGGAACAAGCGGCATCGGGTCGTCATCGGCAAGGACACGAGGCTTTCGGGTTATGTCTTTGAATCGGCGTTGACTTCGGGTTTTTGCGCGGCAGGGATGGATGTCTTTCTGGTCGGCCCTTTGCCGACCCCTGCCATCAGTTTTCTGACCCGCAATATGCGCGCCGATCTGGGCGTGGTCATTTCGGCCTCGCACAATCCGTACATGGATAACGGCATCAAATTCTTCAACAAGGACGGTTTCAAACTGGCCGACAGGGTGGAGGACGAAATAGCCGCCATGGTGACCAGCCCTGATTTTGTCTGGAAATGTCCCGATCATGATCAGGTCGGACGGGCCAGGAAAATCCAGGACAGCCCCGGGCGTTATATCGTCGAGCTCAAACACAGCTTTCCCGCGGGCATGACTCTGGATGGACTCACCATCGTCCTTGATTGCGCGCATGGCGCGGCCTATCGCGTAGCGCCACTGATTTTTGAAGAACTGGGCGCGCGGGTCATTACCCTGGGCATCGAGCCGGACGGGCTCAATATCAATAAGGGCTGCGGCTCCCTGCATCCCGAGGTGCTCGCCGCCAAGGTCCGCGAACACAGAGCCGACATCGGTCTGGCTTTGGACGGGGACGCCGACCGGCTCATCGTTGTCGACGAGTACGGCACTATTCTGGACGGCGACCAGATCATGGCCGTGTGCGCTGATGAGATGATGGCACGGGGCACGCTGGCCGAAAACACGCTGGTGGCCACGGTCATGAGCAACATGGCCCTTGAGGTCTTCATGCAGGAGCGCGGCGGGCGGCTGCTCCGCACCAAGGTCGGGGACAGATACGTCGTTGAGGAAATGCGCAAGGGCGGTTATCTTCTGGGCGGAGAACAATCCGGGCATCTGGTTTTTATGCAGCACTCGACCACGGGCGACGGCACGTTGGCGGCCCTTCAGCTGCTGAGCATCATGGTCGGCAGACAAAAGCCCATCTCGGAGATCGCGGGACTGCTGACTCCGTATCCGCAAAAGCTCGTGAATCTGAAGGTGAAGAAAAAAGTGCCCTTCGACACGGTTCCGGTTATAAAGGATGCGGTTCGGCATGCCGAAGACAGACTGGGGCGCACCGGGCGCGTTCTGCTGCGCTATTCCGGCACGGAATCCCTGGCCCGGATCATGGTCGAAGCGCAGGACCAGGCCCTTGTGGACGAACTGTGCGCGAGCCTGACCGCGGCCGTCGAGTCCGGTTTGGCCTGA
- the cdaA gene encoding diadenylate cyclase CdaA, translated as MLSFTVGNLQITWRDILDILLVGYIFFRIILLIKGTRAVSVIYGLLLIIVTYFAAGQFGLYTLNWLLGNFLGSIFLVVIILFRRDIRKALAVMGATTIFKKDSVQTAVLDELILALVHMAKNKTGALIVIERNIPMGDVVSGGIELHAAFSKDLLLTIFHPDTPLHDGAVIIRDNRIEAAACILPLAVGLKHESALGTRHRAAIGVTEETDAVALIVSEERGSISLAVGGRITSSLNEVRLKKVLAAALRK; from the coding sequence GTGCTGAGTTTTACCGTTGGCAATCTGCAGATCACCTGGCGGGATATCCTCGATATCCTGCTCGTGGGCTATATTTTTTTCCGGATAATTTTGCTGATCAAGGGCACCCGGGCAGTTTCGGTCATTTACGGCCTTCTTCTCATCATCGTGACGTATTTCGCCGCCGGTCAGTTTGGACTGTACACCCTGAACTGGCTGCTCGGAAATTTCCTGGGTTCCATCTTCCTTGTGGTCATCATCCTTTTCCGGCGTGATATCCGCAAGGCCCTGGCGGTCATGGGGGCGACCACGATCTTCAAGAAGGATTCGGTGCAGACCGCGGTTCTGGACGAGTTGATTCTGGCCCTGGTGCATATGGCCAAGAACAAGACCGGTGCGCTTATCGTCATTGAGCGCAACATTCCCATGGGAGACGTGGTTTCGGGAGGTATCGAGCTGCATGCGGCCTTCAGCAAGGATTTGTTGCTGACGATTTTTCATCCCGATACGCCGTTGCATGACGGGGCGGTCATTATCCGAGACAACCGGATTGAAGCGGCGGCCTGCATCCTGCCTTTGGCCGTCGGCCTCAAGCATGAGTCCGCGCTGGGTACCAGGCATCGCGCCGCCATCGGCGTGACGGAGGAAACGGACGCCGTGGCGCTCATTGTGTCCGAGGAGCGGGGCAGCATCTCTCTGGCTGTGGGCGGTCGGATCACCAGCAGCCTGAATGAGGTTCGATTGAAAAAAGTCCTTGCCGCTGCGTTGAGGAAATAA